A window of Corallococcus macrosporus DSM 14697 contains these coding sequences:
- a CDS encoding ABC transporter ATP-binding protein, with product MSDVAIELFGVSKRFGPKVAVNGVSFSVPRGAVYGLIGPNGAGKTTTFSMMCGYLYPSEGTLKVMDVDPTTPGALKGRLGALPQDAVLPPGWEVGALLTYWARLSALADPAREAREALDKVGLTEAWNVQTQALSHGMAKRAAMAQALMGSPPLVLLDEPTAGLDPRVAAQVRQVIRDMKGRQTVVVSSHNLQELEELCDAAAILDKGTLAQAGSMSELTGQGAEFRVQIARGSVIIPELTAMTHVTDARMESDTVLRVRFSGGVAPEEVISQVVRHLLQHDVLILGVSRGQRLEDRVLQML from the coding sequence GTGAGCGACGTGGCCATCGAACTGTTCGGCGTCTCCAAGCGCTTCGGCCCCAAGGTCGCCGTCAACGGCGTCAGCTTCTCCGTGCCCAGGGGCGCGGTGTACGGCCTCATCGGCCCCAACGGCGCCGGCAAGACGACCACGTTCTCCATGATGTGCGGCTACCTCTACCCGTCCGAGGGCACGCTCAAGGTCATGGACGTGGACCCCACCACGCCGGGCGCCCTCAAGGGCCGGCTGGGCGCGCTGCCCCAGGACGCGGTGCTGCCGCCCGGCTGGGAAGTGGGCGCGCTGCTGACGTACTGGGCCCGCCTGTCCGCCCTGGCCGACCCCGCTCGCGAGGCCCGCGAGGCCCTGGACAAGGTGGGCCTCACCGAGGCCTGGAACGTCCAGACGCAGGCGCTCAGCCACGGCATGGCCAAGCGCGCCGCCATGGCCCAGGCCCTCATGGGCAGCCCGCCGCTGGTGCTCCTGGACGAGCCCACCGCCGGCCTGGACCCGCGCGTGGCCGCCCAGGTGCGCCAGGTCATCCGCGACATGAAGGGCCGCCAGACGGTGGTCGTCTCCAGCCACAACCTCCAGGAGCTGGAGGAGCTGTGTGACGCGGCCGCCATCCTCGACAAGGGCACGCTCGCCCAGGCGGGGAGCATGTCCGAGCTCACCGGCCAGGGCGCCGAGTTCCGCGTCCAGATCGCCCGGGGCAGCGTCATCATCCCGGAGCTCACGGCGATGACCCACGTCACGGACGCGCGCATGGAGAGCGACACCGTGCTGCGCGTGCGCTTCAGCGGCGGCGTCGCGCCCGAGGAGGTCATCAGCCAGGTCGTCCGCCACCTCCTCCAGCACGACGTGCTCATCCTCGGCGTCAGCCGGGGCCAGCGCCTGGAAGACCGCGTCCTCCAGATGCTCTGA
- a CDS encoding sulfurtransferase TusA family protein, whose protein sequence is MHIDTRGALCPMPILELAKAMRALAPGTLVELVSTDRGLEADLPAWCEATGNPLVRMERREALYVGWVRKAG, encoded by the coding sequence GTGCACATCGACACCCGGGGGGCCCTGTGTCCCATGCCCATCCTGGAACTCGCCAAGGCCATGCGAGCCCTGGCGCCAGGGACGCTCGTGGAGCTGGTCTCCACGGACCGCGGCCTGGAAGCGGACCTGCCCGCGTGGTGTGAGGCTACGGGGAATCCACTGGTGCGCATGGAGCGCCGGGAGGCGCTCTACGTGGGGTGGGTGCGCAAGGCGGGCTGA
- a CDS encoding ABC transporter permease, giving the protein MRNSARFPHTLDGLKETVVIWSAELRRAVRSGRTVVLLGLYSMFSALVLLVVGWLTGEVRAAVAKQLEGSGADASASVQINEEMRKGVLGFLTSDDSAMIEALAQVPLEVLVVFKITLFFLPAYIALMGFDQISGEVGPRSMRYLTVRARRSSVLLGKFLTQATLLLGLVLIIDLAIFIYARVANPDFGFAAMGLNLLKFWLAAIVFSLAYVALTTLCSSLFRAPAVSLVFNFILLFVFWLMDTIGRASGDTGSLRFLRYLSPSYYASDLLHPGLAQFGASGAAYAVFAFVFLMAAYGILRARDL; this is encoded by the coding sequence GTGCGCAACTCCGCTAGGTTCCCCCACACTTTGGACGGATTGAAAGAGACGGTGGTCATCTGGAGCGCCGAGCTTCGCCGCGCCGTGCGCAGCGGCCGCACGGTGGTGCTGCTCGGCCTCTACAGCATGTTCTCCGCGTTGGTGCTGCTGGTCGTCGGCTGGCTCACGGGCGAGGTCCGCGCCGCCGTCGCCAAGCAGTTGGAGGGCTCCGGGGCGGACGCGAGCGCCTCGGTGCAGATCAACGAGGAGATGCGCAAGGGCGTGCTGGGCTTCCTCACCAGCGACGACTCCGCGATGATCGAGGCGCTGGCCCAGGTGCCTTTGGAGGTGCTGGTCGTCTTCAAGATCACCCTCTTCTTCCTGCCCGCGTACATCGCGCTGATGGGCTTCGATCAGATCAGCGGCGAAGTGGGCCCGCGCTCCATGCGCTACCTCACGGTGCGCGCGAGGCGCTCGTCGGTGCTGCTGGGCAAGTTCCTGACGCAGGCCACGCTGCTGCTGGGGCTGGTGCTCATCATCGACCTGGCCATCTTCATCTACGCCCGCGTGGCCAACCCGGACTTCGGCTTCGCGGCCATGGGGCTCAACCTGCTGAAGTTCTGGCTGGCGGCCATCGTCTTCTCGCTGGCCTACGTGGCGTTGACGACGCTGTGCTCCAGCCTGTTCCGCGCGCCCGCGGTGAGCCTGGTCTTCAACTTCATCCTGCTCTTCGTCTTCTGGCTGATGGACACCATTGGCCGGGCGTCGGGTGACACGGGCAGCCTGCGCTTCCTGCGCTACCTGTCACCGTCGTACTACGCCAGCGACCTGCTGCACCCGGGCCTGGCGCAGTTCGGCGCGAGCGGCGCCGCCTACGCGGTCTTCGCGTTCGTCTTCCTGATGGCGGCCTACGGCATTCTGCGCGCGAGGGACCTGTGA